The sequence TCACGCTGACTACATCAAGAACATGATCACCGGTGCGGCCCAGATGGACGGCGCGATTCTCGTTGTCGCGGCCACCGACGGTCCGATGCCGCAGACCCGTGAGCACGTGCTGCTGGCCCGCCAGGTCGGTGTGCCCTACATCCTCGTCGCCCTGAACAAGGCCGACATGGTCGACGACGACGAGATCATCGAGCTCGTCGAGATGGAGGTCCGCGAACTGCTGGCCGCCCAGGAGTTCGACGAGGAAGCTCCGGTCGTCAAGGTCTCGGCGCTCAAGGCGCTCGAGGGCGACGCCGAGTGGGTCAAGTCCGTCGAGGAGCTCATGGCCGCGGTCGACGAGTCGATCCCGGACCCGGTCCGCGAGACCGAGAAGCCGTTCCTGATGCCCGTCGAGGACGTCTTCACCATCACCGGCCGCGGCACCGTGGTCACCGGTCGTGTGGAGCGCGGCGAGGTCAACGTGAACGAGGAAGTCGAGATCGTCGGCATCCGCGAGAAGTCCACCAAGACCACCGTCACCGGTATCGAGATGTTCCACAAGCTCCTCGATTCGGCGCAGGCGGGCGACAACGCCGGTCTGCTGCTCCGCGGCCTCAAGCGTGAGGACGTCGAGCGCGGTCAGGTCATCGTGAAGCCGGGCACCACGACTCCGCACACGGAGTTCGAGGGCCAGGCCTACATCCTGAGCAAGGACGAGGGTGGTCGTCACACCCCGTTCTTCAACAACTACCGTCCGCAGTTCTACTTCCGTACCACGGACGTGACCGGCGTCGTGACCCTCCCCGAGGGCACCGAGATGGTCATGCCGGGCGACAACACCGAGATGAGCGTCAAGCTCATCCAGCCGGTCGCCATGGACGAGGGCCTGCGCTTCGCGATCCGCGAGGGTGGCCGCACCGTCGGTGCAGGCCGCGTCACCAAGATCAACAAGTGATGTTGATCCAGACGAACTGCTGATCCAGACGAGCAGCCGAAGGCGCCCGGTCACGAAAGTGACCGGGCGCCTTTCGTTTTCTCCACCCGTCCGGCCATCCGACTGAATCACACGCGTCACTTTGGTAACACGGTGGTTGCAATGTGTCGGATCTGTGGTCACAACCGTGGCGGTCGGCGGCGGCGACGAATTACGGTGCAGCGGTGCCAGTTCTCTCCGACCGTGGGCGCTTTGCCGTCGCGCGGCGACGTTGTCTCGTGCTCCTGCTCGCGCTGGCCGCGGCCATCGGGACGGGCGTCGCCGGCGCGGGTACTGCGAACGCAGCCTCCTTCGGTCGCTTCTACGTGTCGGGCTGCGGCATGCCCTCGACGCCGGTGGACATGTGGACGCGGTGGGGCAACTACAAGACGGTGATCGCGCTCGACGGTCTCCGCGCGACCGGGGACAAGAGTGGCTGGCGCCATGAGACGCGGATTCAGCGGATCGCCGAGGGCGGCGTGAACGTGGTGGAGCCGGTCGGCGGACTGGCGAGCTTCTACACCGATTGGAATGCCGCGAGTCCGGGAAACAAGATCAAGTACCGCTATCGCTGGACATGTCGGCTGAACACCATCGTCAGGGAACTCGATGCGCGAGGTCTCGCGGTCGGTCCGCGGGGAAAGTACGCGTTCATGGGCATCTCGATGGGCGGCAACGCGGCGATGATCTACGGGGCGTACCACCGGAAGCGGGTCTCCCATGTCTTCTCGATGTCCGGCTTCCTCAACCTGTCTGCGCCGACCATGCGGGAAGCGGTGCGACTGACCCTCATCGACGCCGGAATGGCCGCCGGCGTGGGACCGTTCAGTGCCGACAGCATGTGGGGGCTGCCATGGAACGAACGGTGGGTGCGCAACGACGCTGTCGTCCAGATTCCCCGGATGCGCGGGATGCACATCCGGGTCGGTGCGGCGTCGGGGGTGTGGGGGAGGTACAACACCGATGCGATCGGATCCATCAAGGGCACACCGATCGAGGTGATATCGCTCGCGCAGACCCGCACCTTCGAGGTGGGCGCGGCGATCGCCGGAGTCCCGATCACGACGGACTATCCGGCTCTCGGCACCCATCAGTGGGGCTACTGGCAGGACATGGTCATGCGTGCGAAGAAGAGCGGCTGGTTTCGCGACTGAACCGCAGGCGAGACCGGCGATCGCACCGACACCACCGCTGATTACCCTCGATGACATGCGCGTGCTGCATCG is a genomic window of Gordonia sp. SID5947 containing:
- the tuf gene encoding elongation factor Tu, whose product is MAKAKFERTKPHVNIGTIGHVDHGKTTLTAAITKVLHDKYPDLNQSFAFDQIDKAPEEKARGITINISHVEYETDKRHYAHVDAPGHADYIKNMITGAAQMDGAILVVAATDGPMPQTREHVLLARQVGVPYILVALNKADMVDDDEIIELVEMEVRELLAAQEFDEEAPVVKVSALKALEGDAEWVKSVEELMAAVDESIPDPVRETEKPFLMPVEDVFTITGRGTVVTGRVERGEVNVNEEVEIVGIREKSTKTTVTGIEMFHKLLDSAQAGDNAGLLLRGLKREDVERGQVIVKPGTTTPHTEFEGQAYILSKDEGGRHTPFFNNYRPQFYFRTTDVTGVVTLPEGTEMVMPGDNTEMSVKLIQPVAMDEGLRFAIREGGRTVGAGRVTKINK
- a CDS encoding alpha/beta hydrolase family protein, whose translation is MLLLALAAAIGTGVAGAGTANAASFGRFYVSGCGMPSTPVDMWTRWGNYKTVIALDGLRATGDKSGWRHETRIQRIAEGGVNVVEPVGGLASFYTDWNAASPGNKIKYRYRWTCRLNTIVRELDARGLAVGPRGKYAFMGISMGGNAAMIYGAYHRKRVSHVFSMSGFLNLSAPTMREAVRLTLIDAGMAAGVGPFSADSMWGLPWNERWVRNDAVVQIPRMRGMHIRVGAASGVWGRYNTDAIGSIKGTPIEVISLAQTRTFEVGAAIAGVPITTDYPALGTHQWGYWQDMVMRAKKSGWFRD